The Diceros bicornis minor isolate mBicDic1 chromosome 8, mDicBic1.mat.cur, whole genome shotgun sequence genomic interval atattttctctttctccaagGGAGATAAAGTAATAGACCAAATGGGAAAAATTCTTCTCTGAGTTATATATAACTCACTTTTTTTCACCAAGTTCTTACTCATCACTCTTAATTGCCAAATCTTAGAGCTATGAAAAAAACACATTGCAACTAATCATATAATGAGATCTGATATTATTTATCTAGAATATATTCactttttaacagctttgttTGCTTAACATTTGGTAAAAAAGTGCAATTATTACTGGAGGAATTTAAATATCCTTCAAGCATACTgttctttttttacatttccttgtcacttatttaaaaatatattatatgctATTGATGCAACGGGGGTGACACTTTTAAGATAAATTCAGAAATGCCTCTCTAGGATCAACCATTAGAAATGAAATGCAAAATTCTGTCACACTGACATGAATGACTGCCACTGTAATCACTGCCTCCTCTTTTATTAGGTTTTTTATTAATTAAAGGTAAAATCTACCATTGGCTTTATAAAAGTGCTCATCTGTTTTCCTTTGATTTCAAATAGATTAAAAGTGAGATTTGATGTTAATTAAAAACTTAGAATTTATGAGGATTTTAATTGCAAACAACATTTCACTGGTGAGCGTGTAGATGACTCTTGGTTCTGTTTGGTAATAAACATGTTATTGAACAatgacaagacaaaaaaataaatcatttgaaGAAAGTACACCGTCATCAGCTCTACCGTCCACGCATGGCTTGAATCCTATCTAGCTTCAGGCAGGGAAGAGAAGCTCAAAGTGCAAGATCTCCTCTGCGAGTTTTAAACTTTCACACTGACATCTGGAAATTTCACTTTTGTTTTGACAATGTGAATGGGTTTAAGATCGtaacaataaaaatgttatttcaaaaaattggtatttcaaaaaatgtagttaaaaaaattatcaggACTAATCAATTTAATGGAAATACTTTGGCATCATATTCTGCAAATATGATTTTGTCAGTCTATCTTTAAGCTGAATTTAGGATGTGTAGGGTAACTGATGTCCAAGAGGTGCCCAGAAGtttcacattttattatttattgtcttaACCACAGCCTGTTGCAAAAAATGGCCATCTTATGTGGCAACCTGTAGCACTGATATTTTCCAATGAGAATCTTTGCATATTCTCCTCTGGCATGAATGGGGTTCAGCCTTGTCATACTGGGCTTTTAAGGGGAACTCTATCTTTGCAGCCCAGGGTACATGTGACAAGATTAAATTGGCACACTTTACTGTACAGCTCTTGTGTTCCTGGCAGTGCTAGCCTGGCTGATACCTCCGAGAGAAGGCTCAGCTGTCACTCAGTGACCCATTAACACTACTGTTCCATCCTGCAGTGTCATTTTTCTCATTCTCATGGAGATAATGCTCCCTGGAGACCTTCAATACCTGCAGGAATGAAAAAGAACAGCAGAGACAGGCTAACTATCAAAGAGCGAGCAAACAACACAGCCAGACCTCGAGTTCCAACAGCAGAATCTTAAACTGAGTGAAAAGATGAGGCCTATTGTGATggctgggtggggaggtgggggaggatcGAGTTTTAAGAGAGATCATAACTTTTTAACAagctattttcttcttcctgcctgAATATCAAAAGAAGTGTCCAAAATAACACTTGCAACTAGATATAGAGAAAGCAGCTGCTTTGAACATGTCATAAGAGAAATGTgggtaaaaatttatttataaacagggattttatagtattttatttgtatgtttatttacaAACAGGCAATGGATATAAAACAGAATATGTATTAAGATGAATTGCTAATGATCTAAAAAGAACAAGATCCCTGGTTAGGATTGGTTAATTGGGGTACAAAATCACCTTCCTACTAAAAGCACAAACGAGGAAAATGATAAGCTATCTTTGTAACCCTAGCCCTCAGACTTTTTTTGTCCTATGACTAGACTATTACCACCAGCTCAAGCAAACTCTATTGCTCTCTTTTAGTCCAAACTGTATATTGTTTAGTGGGTCACTTTATAAGAAGTTATGCTTCCTAATGTTTACTATATAAAGAGGTATTATAAGAACATGCTTCTCGATTTCCCAGACTAAGACTGGTTCCATTTAGATtgataaaaaagcaaaaagcaaagcCACCTGAATCTTGATGTTTTCTATGGAAATCTGTTgaagatattaaaagaaaagataaaaaaaaagtaaattagtcAGAAAATAGGCATAAAACTGGACAGGATTCAGGATTATATGAAAGGGTAAAGGAAGGTGCCATAATCAAAAACTTGTTAGTTGTTATCACAATCTGTATCTCAGCCCTGCCTCCAATTTTCCCATGGAGGCAAAGCTTATTATTGGGTTTAGACTGTTATTCTCAGGCTGGGGTTTGCATACCATCATTGGCCTGGCCCCTCCCTCAGGTGACACAGGTGCTAGAAGCAATAGGATAAACGTGGCATACGCTTCTGGAGCactaacttttctttaaaaagtattttgttttgttgtttttaaagttaaatatttaaactacaaataatttttctacattaaaatatatattatacattatagaGTGGGGTAAACTatgcatacatatttttaaaaaaaccgaCTTTAAAGAAATATTGGTAAGAGTTTCTTTGGCCTAACCTCTCAGAACTCCCGTGTGCCTTAGGGACTCCGTTTGTTCTCTCCCGTTGACACACGTTGGAGAAGCGCTGCTGTAGCGTTCAGCCGGGAAAAGGGACAAGAGTATGAGGTTTTAGCAGTGATGATGGCGTTAATTTAGGATCAGGGCGTAGTTCAGCCAAGTcttccagcaaaagaaacaacctgtGTTCTTAATTTTACGGCGGGAAGGCACCGTAAAGATCAATTGACGCAGACTGGCGGCCCGCGCCCAGCGGCCTGACGCGGCCTCTGTCGCCAACGCCACCGTTGTGGCGTCGCGCGTGTTGGGCCGGAAGGAGACGCAGAAAGAGAAGCGGGGACGCGCCGGCAGTTGGCCCGCGGAGAGGCGCCGCTGCCCCGGGCTTCGCTCCACGAAGAAGATGCTCGCCGCCGCCGTCTCCCGCGTGTGGTCGGGAGTCGCCCAGAAGCCCGCTACCAGAGTGCTGGTGGCATCCTATAACTATTCAAATGATGCTACCCTCGAAATTAAGAGATGCGGTCTTCACCGGTTGGAAGAGGGTCCGCCTGTCACAGCAGTGCTCACCCGGGAGGATGGCCTTAAATACTACAGGATGATGCAGACTGTTCGCCGAATGCAACTGAAGGCAGATCAGCTGtataaacagaagtttattcGTGGTTTCTGCCACTTGTGTGACGGTCAGGAAGCTTGCTATGTGGGCCTTAAGGCAGGGATAAATCCCACCGATCACATTATCACAGCCTATCGGGCTCACAGCTTATGCTATGCTTACGGACTTGCTGTCCAATCAATTCTTGCAGAGCtgacaggaagaagaggaggttGTGCTAAAGGAAAAGGAGGATCGATGCATATGTATACCAAGAACTTCTATGGGGGCAATGGCATTGTTGGCGCTCAGGTACCCCTGGGAGCTGGTATTGCTCTGGCCTGTAAATATAAGGGAAACGATGAGATCTGTTTGACTCTGTATGGGGATGGCGCTGCTAATCAGGGTCAGATATTTGAAGCTTACAATATGGCAGCTTTGTGGAAACTACCttgtgttttcatctgtgagaatAACCGTTATGGAATGGGAACATCTGTTGAGAGAGCATCAGCCAGCACTGATTACTACAAGAGAGGGAATTTTATCCCTGGACTAAGGGTAGATGGAATGGATGTTCTATGTGTTCGGGAGGCAACTAAGTTTGCAGCTGACTACTGTAGATCTGGAAGGGGGCCCATACTGATGGAGCTGCAGACATACCGTTACCACGGGCACAGTATGAGTGATCCTGGAATCAGTTATCGTACACGAGAGGAAATTCAGAACGTAAGAAGTAAGAGTGATCCTATCATGCTTCTCAAAGATAGAATGGTAAACAACAAGCTTGCCAGTATTGAAGAATTGAAGGAAATTGATGTTGAAGTgaggaaagaaattgatgatgcagCCCAATTTGCTACAACTGATCCTGAACCACCTTTGGAAGAATTAGGCCATCATGTCTACAGCAATAATCCACCTTTTGAGGTTCGTGGTGCAAATCAGTGGATCAAGTTTAAGTCCATAAGTTAAAGGAagactgtatgtcaattattttttgTCCTTCAAAGGAAAATTCATGGGTAACTTTAGGAAACTGTGTGACCAATTTTGTTAAGGAAGAATAAAACCCATAAAACAAAAGTCTTGtaaacttttattaaaagaatttGAGAACATTAAAAGATTATTAAAAGAGATCATTGAAAGATGTACATTCAATAGAAAGGGATATTACATTCAATTGTATGCTGTTGCATTAAAAGATACTATACAGTTAATCATTTAGtgttgttaaaagataaactgagctACATTAAAACTTTCAAAAGTTTATTTGAGCATACAATCAGTGTCAAACTGAAGGTGGTTAGGAGTGCTCCACCAACAGGAGCTAGGGGAGAGGTTTTTATAAAGAAACAAAGtaaagaaattatttgattggctatagcttaagcAGTTGCTGTTTGGGAAAGCCTAGTTGActgtttgtgatttttttttttttttttttgctgaagaatattcaccttgagctaacatctgttgccaatcttcctcttttttgcttggggaagattcatcctgagttAACAccaatgccagtcttcctcaattttgtacgtgggttgctgccacagcgtggccactgataagtggtgtaggtcgacacctgggaaccgaacatTGAGCCgatgaagcagagtgtgccaaactcaaccactggaCCACGGGGATGGCCGCATGTGATTCGTTGTTCTTAagtttcattttctccatttgaGTGCATTGACTCTGGCTTAAGTTTTGAGTTACTTATGTAGGCTACCAAGGCATTGGAGCCACATTGTCTGATGGTTTTCTTATTTAATTACTTAAACAATGTGAATatcttaaagattattttaaatttatatgagtctaaaataggaaaaacagagaaagaattaTTTAAATTCCCAAGTTATTTGCTATAATAATTGTATTTGATTTCACTTTATATTATTTTAGTAAATACTCttgtttaaaggaaaaatagCTCTTTGATTCCTACTCCACTCTGCAGGGATTTGTGTGTAAAGTCCCTACCCTGGGGTAGAGAGGAAATTTCAAGTGACACCAAGGTATCAGGACCCCTACTGCTATGCCACTTAAAATAGTTTACTTGACTTAACCAACAACACGGTCTACTGTCATAGCATGCATGTGCATGCATAGTCAATATTGATGCTGAAGCCAGTCAACACTGACCATTTTTCCAATGAAACATGACATATAACAGGGTAGGGGGAGATAGGACAAGGACATTTTTTCATGTTGtattttattgtaatattttTAGTGTATCAATTTGaaggaaaaatgtaaacaaaGTTAAAATCTAGGGAAAAACTGCATTTTGCTTTAACATTCAAGTTAACACTACTCTTATTTTACAATGCTTTTGTACCAAATgagtttcatattttaaaaaactaggtAAATTTCAGactgaaaaatgaatgaacagatatgGTGACATTAAAGGAGTTAAGTAGAGGAGATGATATTAAtaaaaagttgaaagtaaaatcGGCCCTAGCTAGAACCAATTATTCACAGATaacatttttcaaaggaaaatctAACTTGGATCATACAGGTTTGGTTTTCTCTGCAGTCCAATACCATGTCGATTAGCAAGTCATGGCTTTGTGAAAACATTTTTACTTGGTTATATCTGACTAATGGCCTAAAATCTTACTGTGATGTTTGGCATATCTTACTCCTCTGAGGTGGACTTACTGAAATCAGAAATCAGAATTTGCCTGTGATTTAAGAAATAGTTCATAGAAAGCACCAACAGATTCAATAGTTAAAGGTTAAaactcatcacaagaaaaaaaatttgttactATGCATGGTGATAGatattaactagatttattgtagtgatcatttcataatatatacatatatagaatcattatgtcatacacctgaaactaatatcatgttatatgtcaattatatctcaattttaaaagaacGTTAAAACCTTTTTCTTTACAGTATCTACTTCTACAAATAAAAGCTAGGTAATTTCTAAGAACTCAACAGAAAACCAAAAGCTTAGAGGCCTGTGAATACATGAACTTAACGTGAAGGTTTAATCTCTATACCATCCCCTAACCAGGTTTAAACAAGTAAGATAACCTCAACATTCTCAACTCAGAAAGCAGAGACAAGCATTGGTTTGTCTATAAATCAGTGATATTGCTAGCTAATATGTTTTGGTTATGCAGTTTCAGTTCAGAGGTAGGTTGATTGAATTcctttcattaaaaacaaaaaactatttcataagtAAGTCAAGGTAATCACATTCTTTGAATGACAAAGAATTcttctgctttttatttattttgacattCTTATATTTCCATAAACTTGCAAGAGGAAGATAAGCTGTTCAATTAAAGTTATGTTCTGTatacaatatacagaaatcatttaaaaagtttGTTAATATTGTGTATTCTTTTAATACCAGTAAAAATTAATATACTAATAACTGGCTAGAAAAGAAACCATCACTAAACCAAGATACACAGATACTTCATTTCAGAAAAAAGTCCAATCTTACTCTGTTAGAGGAATAatgtacatttgtcacaatatACATTATCAAATTCCATCAAAGCAGGaagttttcaatattttctatattaaaaaatgttaaggCTTTTGTGAATACATTCAGGAACTATAATCATATCATTGGTTGCACACAATTCTGTAACGAtgcaaaaaactaaaaagaacaaaaaccaaaacccCTATTATTGTCAATTAGGTCaagcaataaattaataataGCAATTATTTATCAAGCTGTAAATCAGAGAGGTGTAGAAATCCAGCAGTTGGATTCTATTTCCTGTTTGGAGCACTATGCTACTCAGTCTGTTTTACCCACATATTAGAAGACCGAATAAGCCATGATGGTTATAAGAAGAATTTCCCTGTTGCAACAATGCTAGAATATCTGAGAGAAAGAAGAATGCCTAATATCTTAATCTTTATGATACTCTATAAATGTAAAGGATAGTGTGCATATCTGTGGAATGGAATGAGAAAAGAAGGAGGTTAAGAAAAGTATACAGGGCCAaccccaatggcctagtggttccaATTCAGCATGCTCTTCTTCCACAGCCCAGggttggttcccaggcacggaaccacaccactcatctgtcagtagccatgatgtggcggtggctcacacagaagaactagaaggacttacaactagaatatacagccatgtactggggctttggggaggaaaaaaaaaagaaacacactttCCTGATTGACAGTCATTCccatagaaacaaacaaaaaaagagaaaaatatttaaagggaaTACTTAGATACATTAGAattatgtttgttttaaaaaattgatatgtCTGACAATCTAGTGTACAAAACTCAGAGCACTTGTTAGTGAAAGATAACCTGATAATTCATTTGTGAGAAAGAGCAAGTTTAAAAAAACCGAAATATAaatcacatgccataaaattcatctttttaaaagtgtacagttcagtggtttttagtatgtttacAAAGTTGTGCCATCAtgaccactatctaattccagaacagttTTATCTCCCTAAAGAGAAAACCCACACCCCAaatcagtcactccccatttcccagtCTCTTAATCCTTTGGAAagtactaatctactttctgtctctggacTTGTCTATCCTGGACATCTCATataaatcatacagtatatgctCTCTTacctctgtcttctttcacttagaataatgttttcaagttttgcTATAGCATATATGAGTACTACattcttttttacggctgaataatgtttcattttatttatatattcattagctgacggacatttggattttttccgcttttttggctattgtgaacaataaaAGCTAGTGTTGACGAGAAAAATTCAGTACTTTCCTTATAAACACAAagataatagaaatttaaaaatactaggCCAAGACAGTGCAACAGAATCTCTTATAATATAGTCCAAATTAGATAAAATAACTTGAGGACAAGTGGTAAAATATTTTCAGCCTCAATATTTATCAGCTTATATAACATGTTGTTCCAAttagattttgatttttaatagactttaatttttagaacaattatagatttacagaaaagttgagaacaatgtacagagttcccatgtgcCCACACCCAGTCTCcgctattattaatatcttatgGTAGTGTGTGGTGAGGGAAGGGTAATCACAGCAGGCCGGGCTGCTCAAATCCTGCACAGCCCAAAGACAGGCCTGTCTTCACACTCCTGGGAGGTAACTTCTGAACTCTTGGGATGTTCTGCCTGATAAGAATGTTTCTGTATGCCTAAGGCTTTGGGTCATGCTGTACTAGTTTGTCCAGATAAGTTcatcttaataatgtgtccccaTGTAACTCCACGGAGAGGAGACACCCGCAAGCTTGTGCCTGGCTTCTCCTGCACTGCTCTCCATGGGTCTTTTCCTGTTGCTGATTTTGATCTGTAtcttttcactgtaataaaccataactaCAAgtataacaaacaaaaaaaatcaagtttcttAATTACTTAGAATAAAAACCTATATATAGAAGAGAAGTCCCAGAAATATTGAATGGCTAATTCAGG includes:
- the PDHA2 gene encoding pyruvate dehydrogenase E1 component subunit alpha, testis-specific form, mitochondrial, whose amino-acid sequence is MLAAAVSRVWSGVAQKPATRVLVASYNYSNDATLEIKRCGLHRLEEGPPVTAVLTREDGLKYYRMMQTVRRMQLKADQLYKQKFIRGFCHLCDGQEACYVGLKAGINPTDHIITAYRAHSLCYAYGLAVQSILAELTGRRGGCAKGKGGSMHMYTKNFYGGNGIVGAQVPLGAGIALACKYKGNDEICLTLYGDGAANQGQIFEAYNMAALWKLPCVFICENNRYGMGTSVERASASTDYYKRGNFIPGLRVDGMDVLCVREATKFAADYCRSGRGPILMELQTYRYHGHSMSDPGISYRTREEIQNVRSKSDPIMLLKDRMVNNKLASIEELKEIDVEVRKEIDDAAQFATTDPEPPLEELGHHVYSNNPPFEVRGANQWIKFKSIS